The genomic DNA GTCTTTTTGCCATTTGGCAAGTGTTGGTCTGCTTACTCCTGTTTGCCTTGTTAGTGCTAATGCGCTTACTCCGCTTTTTAGCAAATTTACGCACTCTTCTTTAAACTCTTTTGTATATGTCACAATTCGCCTTTTTTTGCATTTTTTACCTTAATACTTATACCGATAAGCATAAAAGCCTTTTAAACGTTTTTAAACGCCTTTTAAAAGCGTTTAAAAGTATGTTTTAAATGTTCTTTTGCCACCCTAATATACTTCTAGCTTCTTCAACGCTTAATATCCCACTTCCTACAAGGGTTGTCATTATCTCCCCATCATCTTTAAAGCTAGTTGTATCCATAGCTTTAAGCGTTACTTTTACTCCTATGTTTGTAAAAAAGCTCTCTATCATCTCTATTTTTGGTTTAATTTCTAGCTCGTTAAACATTTGGAGCTGACCGCTTAGCTCACCACTACCACCAAGGGCTGAGCCTTGAATAACCCCAATAAGCCTTGGTGGTACTCCATGGGCTGAAGCTATCTCATCACGGCTTACGCTTTTTAGCTCTTTGAAGCTTAAGTCTGTAACCTTGCCAAGGTCTTCAAACCTTATTTTAGCATCCTTATCTGAGGCACCATTTTCGCCGTAAATTATCAAAGTTTTATGCGAATTATTGTAGCCTCTAAAGCTATTGCCAAAAAACTCTTTAAATGCTGTTATTTGCTCACTGCTAGGCTCTGCATTTTCATAAATTATGGCAAGGTCTGGTCTTGCTCCATTATCAAAAAACTTATCATTATACAGATCTGCTTTTTGGTTTATTAGGATTTGTTGTAAAGCTGCTAGGTAGTCTGGTTCGCCATAATACCTGCTATTTGGACTGTAGTAAAAAAAATGGTATCCCTCTAGTTCCACAATCTTTTCATTCACTTTTTGAAATAGGCGCCTATCTTTTTTAAGCCGCATTTGGTTTGCTGGGAGATTGTAAAAAAGGTAGCTGGTACTCCCGCCTGCTTTTTCTATGGCGGCGTTTCCATAGAGTTCTAAGTTAAAAGCAAATGTGTTTAGGAAGTTTTTAGGGCTTACACCTGCAGGTAAGAACTTTTCTAAGTCGCTTTCTTCTGTTTCTATTTGGCTTAAAAGACCTGCTTTTATCTTTATAGCACGCCTGTGATAAACATTTGCGTAATATGCTTCTAAAAGTTGGTTAAAACTAAAAAATGGCTCTATAATCCCGCTTGTGGAGGTAGTCTCTTCTCCTATTTGCAAACTTTGTTTTGCGTCTTTTTCTATAAAAAATCTATTCATAATGTCTCCTGCAAAGTAAAAAAGCAAAGTTAGCACAAAAAAAGATTTAAAAATATCTATATATAGCTATATAGAGTGACTAAATTTATAAAAACTTTTAAAATGCACGCAATAATTTTTGGAGGATAAACATGGCTAAAAGGCTTAAAGATATAGCTATAACGCATATTTCTTTAGTAAAAGAAGGTGCAAATGGCAAGAGTGTAATTTATAAGAGCAAAGACGCGCTAGAAGACTATTTTAGAAGCGTAAAAATAGCTAAAAACGATACAGAAAAAGGTATTGTTTATGGCATTGTCTATAGCCCAGACGAGATCGACACGCAAGGAGACGCAGCTAGTGCAGCGGAGATAGAAAAAGCAGCATTTTCTTTTATGAAGGGGTTAAATATAAAAAACGTAGACAGAGACCACAACTTTAAACCAGAGGGCGCCTACATTTGTGAAAGCTGGATAGTTAAAAGTGGTGATCCGCTATTTCCAAACGAAAAAGAAGGAAGCTGGGCGGTGACATAAAGCTAGAAAGCGACGAGCTTAAAGAGGCGGTAAAAAAAGAGATTTAAAAGCACTATCTATGGCTGGGACGGCTATAAAAGAAGAAGATGGTCTTTTAAAAAGCATATTAAAGGGATTTGAAGCTATTTTAAAAGGTTTTAATGCAGAAAAAAATATAAAAGAAGGAGAGCAGTTGGAGAGAGAAAAAGAAGTAGCAGAGGTGATTAAAGGTTTAAGCAGCATAAAAGAAAAGCTAGATGAACTAGACTCTTTAAAGAAAGACATGAATGAGCTTAAAAATGAGCTTAAAAAAAGCAAACAAGAAAATGCTACACAAACAAACGAAAACGATATAGGAGGACTACTTTAATGGCTAAAAACTTAAGAGAATTGCTAAAAGCTACAGGAACTATAAACGCTGTAGATATGTATTCTACCTCTACTTTGCGTCCAGAGGTTTCAAACAAGATAATTAAGACCATAATCGACAAATCAGACTTTTTAAGCAAGGTGACTTTGGATAAAACAAAGAAGCTAAGTAAGAGTTTTGATACTTGGAATTTAGCTAGTGGGATACTAGTCCGCGTGAATTCTGGTGACAAGCCAACTAACGCGCAACGCCAAAAAATCGGCGTAAGCTCCGTTTTAATAGAAAATAAAGTTGTTCAGCTTTTTGCAAAAATTACGCAAGATACACTAGAAGATAACGCAGAAAATCCAAATTTCGAAAACGAAACATTTGATAGTTTTGCGACCGCATTTAGTAACGATTTGCAAAATCTAGGGATGATAGGATCAAAAGACGATTACGCAGAGTCTAAATTTGAAAATCTAAACAAGGGCTGGTTTACGCTTGCAAAAGAGAGCACTAAAACAAAAAAAACTAGAACACAAAGCAGCTAGTAAAATAACAGATAGGCTAATTGCCATGGTAGAAAACGCAAACGAAGACGTGCTAAACCAAAGCGTGATAATAGTAAGCAAGAAAGATCTAATAGCTTACAATAAAGAGATTGGCGGTAAAAATGGCGGATTATCAATTTTGCTAAATAAAGGCGCAGACAATATCCTTGGCGTACCGCTAATTGGCGCAAGTTTTGTAAAAAGCGGCGAATACATGTTAACTCCACTTAAAAATCTTATTTTTTCAATCGGGCTTGATATACGTCGCCAACGCTGGTACGACAACGAAGAGAGCTCTTTAAAATATAAATTTGAAGTGTTCTGCGACTACCAAATAGGCGTACCAGAATGGGTTGTATTAAGTACTACAAACGAAGCAGACAACGACGGCGATGGAGTTTGAAAAACTAAAAGAGAGTTTAGAAGCTAGAGCTAAAGCTTCTTTACTAAATCCAAATGAAATAACCGCTGAAGCGCTAGAGTTTAGCACAAATGAAACACTAGAGTTTTGCAAAGGCAAAGAAGTGCAAAGCTGGGCGGTTATGGATTTTGCTATGACTAGACTAAAAATTTATCTAAAAATAGAGCTAAGTGAGGCAGACATTATCTTGCTAAAAAATGCTTGTAAAGAGATAGATGCTTCTAAGATTATAGAAGGCAAAGGCGGCGGGTTACTATGGGCGGCGGTTTAAAAAAACAGTTGAGCTTATAAAAAAACGTTTACCGGCGTTAAGTTTATAAGCGCTAATGGGTATATAAATCAAGCCGGTCTATATCTAAGCTTTAATGGCTTAACGCCTTTATCCGCGTTAGGCGATAGTGCGCATTTTAGTATATATTTTTGCGCAAACAGTCTAGAAAATGATAACTTTGCAGCACTTACCCAGATAGATGAGCTTAGAGAAAAGGTGTTCAAGCTTGGAGCTAATTTAGGCGAGAACCTCTTTAAAAATTGTGAGCTTATAGCAAATAAAGACTCAAGCCTTTATACGTACGCTATAAACTTTACCATAAATTTAAATGGAGAAAAAAAATGAGTAAAACAACAAGATTAGCAGCAGGAGAGATAAGATTTGCACCCTACTTAAATGACGGGACTTTAGGAGAAGAGATAGTCTTAGGCTACAACCAAAGAGCCACTCTAAGCCGCACCGCAGAGACCAAAGAATTGCTAAGTAACGACGAGAGTTTAGGGCAAAGCGTAGCAGAGCTAGAAACTAAGGTTACTTACGAGTTTAGCACAGAGATAGGAGATCTTAGCCTTAAGAACATAGCTATAGCATTTAAAGGTCTTGTAGAGACTAAAAATTACGCCCCTGGTGATATTTTTTGGAATGGTAAAACTTTGCTAGATGGATCTAGCGCTATAACTAGCGCAAAAGTCGGGGATTTGGTTATCAAAGACTCTAAAATTTACACTATTGCAGAAGCTATAACAAGCTCGACTGAATTTGCAGATATAAAAACCGCAAACAAAGTCTATAAAGCAAGCTCAAGCTTCATAAAACCAGAAAAAAAGACAAACAACGTCGGTAGGCTGATATTTGATGGGAAAAACCTAAGCACAGGAAAGCTGCAAATTCTTATAATCCCAAAAATAAATTTAAAATTCGACGGCGATTTTACCATCGTTGGAGATGATTTTGCGAAGCTATCTTTAAAAGGCAAGGTTTTAAGACTAGAAGGACAAGAGTTATTTACTTTAATAGATGGAGAAAACGATGAAAACTAGATATCCGTTTGAGCTAAAAATAGATGATAAAACATATGCTTTGGAGTTTGTTGAGATTAATAAAAGCAGTGCCAAAGAGTTAGCTAAAGAGATAAAAAAATTTAGTGATGAGATAGAAAAAATAGAGATTATAAGAGATGAGATAGAACACACAAAAGCAACTATAGAGATAAATAAAGAGCTTGCAAACTCACTTATAGGCTCAGAAAAGATAGAAATTTTAAAAGAGAATAAAGAGCTTTTAAAAATCCTTGAAAACAAAAACAAAGCTCTAAAGGCTGCAGAAGCTAAAGAAATTTCCATAGATGAACTTGCTAAAAAGCGTTTTGGTTTTTGCATTGCAGGAGAGAGTGCTAATAAGCTAAAAACCGACTTAGATAGTCTTGGAATAAGCTATAGCGCAGTTATGAGCGCGATCGATGAAGAGGTCGCGAGGAGCAAGGAAAAAAAGTAGAACGAATTCTTGCTTGCGTGGAAGCTAAGATGAGCCCAGCTGAGTTTGGCTTAAGTGAGTATGAAAGTATGCTTCTTGGTGGGCTAAATTTAAGCGCTGGATTTGAAGTGGGATTTGGGGCTAGCTATTGCAAATGCGATAGCCTGGTCTTAAAAGAGTACTGCAAGAATTGCGGAATTGATTTTTTATGGGCTTATAGCGTCTTTAAAAGATACGCTAATGTTTTAAATAGGGTTGAAGACTAAGAGTCTTTTTTGTACTTATGGGGATTGAGTTTATAATCAAGCCAGATATAAAAAGGGAATAAAACGATGAAAGATATAAGTTGTATGTACATTTCTTCTATATTCGCCATTACGAAAATAGCTAGAGTTATCAAAAAAATAATCCAAAGAAATTTTTTAATATCCTTTTTTATCATTATACCACATTTTAGGCTAAAAAATGGCAAATGATGATTTAAAAATATAATTGTGTAAATGACGGTAATTAGCATCACTACTATTTTAAATTTATATATCATAAATAGTATTTCACAATAATATCTTATATATTTTATTGACAATTGCCGTGCTTAAATGATTGAATATTTTAAAGGTACTTAACGTACAAACTTGTTTGCTAATGACAATTTTTGTGTTGAAATATGCTCGCTACTGCTAGTTCAAAATATATAATTATTAAATTTTGAATAGCAGTTTTGCAGCATCATTTTATGTTTTTGAGTATTTTCATAAATTTGAAAGAGCTGTTATAAACAGTAATTCTAAAACAAACGGCTCAAGATACTAATTAACTAAAATTATATTTTTTATATCTTTGGTCTGATATAAAATATTATATAAATTACTTGCAGTAACAATAAAGCAATTTTTAATTCCAAATAATAGAAATTTTTAGCTAAACGTAATGAAATTTAGCTATCATTATACGAAAGATTTTTACAAAGGTGAGTTGATGATACATAAGATTCTAATAGCCAACCGTGGCGAGATCGCTGTGCGTATAGTTAGGGCATGTAAAGATTTGCATATTAAAAATGTTGCGATTTATACAGAACCAGATCGTGAGTGCTTGCATGTAAAAGTGGCTGATGAAGCATATCAGATAGGCAAAGATCCTATAAAAGGTTATCTGGATTCTAAAAGGATAGTCGAAGTAGCCAAAGCATGCGGCGCAGACGCTATACATCCTGGATATGGATTTTTAAGCGAAAATTATGAATTTTCAAAAGAAGTAGAAGACGCAGGACTTATATTTATAGGACCGAACTCAGATATTATACGTAAAATGGGAAATAAAAATATAGCTAGATTTTTGATGAAGAAAAACGGTATTCCAGTGGTTCCTGGTACTGAGAAATTAAATAGCGAAACTATCGAAGCTATCAAAAATTACGCCGTTAGAATAGGCTACCCGGTTATACTAAAAGCAAGCGGCGGAGGCGGTGGACGCGGAATTCGTGTTGTATGGAAAGAAGATGAGTTAGAAAGTAGCTACGAAAGCTGCAAAAGAGAAGCTAAGGCTTTTTTCAATAACGATGAAGTTTTCATGGAAAAATATATCGAAAAACCACGCCATATCGAGTTTCAAATTTTAGGTGATAATTATGGAAATTTAATTCATCTTTGCGAAAGAGACTGTTCTATTCAGCGTCGTCACCAAAAAGTTATCGAGATAGCTCCTTGCCCAACTATTAGCGAAGACTTAAGAAAAAGAATGGGAGTCGCAGCAGTCGCAGCAGCAAAAGCCGTTGGATATACAAACGCCGGCACTATCGAGTTTTTATTAGATGATTATAACAACTTTTATTTTATGGAAATGAATACTCGTATCCAAGTTGAACACGGTGTTACCGAGGAGATAACCGGAGTTGATCTTATAAGTCGTCAGATAAGAATCGCTGCTGGAGAGATACTAGATATCGAACAAAACGAAGTAAGACCTCAAGGAGTATCGATAGAAGCTAGAATTACCGCTGAAAATGTTTGGAAGAACTTTGCGCCGAGTCCGGGAAGAATCACCGGATATTTTCCGGCTTTAGGTCCTGGAGTAAGAGTTGATAGTCATATGTATCAAGACTATGTTATTCCGCCTTTTTATGATTCGTTAGTAGCAAAACTGATAGTAAAAGGTACAAGTTATGATCTAGCCGTAAGTAAGCTAGAGCGTGCTTTGGATGAGTTTAAAATAGAAGGAGTTAGAACAACTCTTCCTTTTTTATTAGCTATTTCAAAACGACGTCATTTTAGACGTGGATTTTTTGATACTAGCTATATCGAAGAGCGCCTTCAAGATATTTTGGAAAATACTCAAGATCATCATCAAGAAAATAAAGAAGAGGTAATAGCCGCCATCGCCGCAGCTATTAAAAAAGTAAAAGAAGATAGAGCTAAGGAGTAGACCAAAGTGAATGATTTTTTCGATAGTTTAAAAAATATTAAAAACGAGCTTGTAAAAGAGCAAAAAAGTCAAGAGATTAAAGTTCCTAAAAAACCAAAACCAAATCCAAATAGAGATGAATTTAAAGATATTTTTGCTGAACCAAACGAGATAGAAATGCCTGATGCAAAAGAGCATAGATTAAAAGATGAGTTTTTAGAGTTTATAAAGCACTCGGACGTAAAAAAGCTTGAGAGAGATTGATTTTTGTACTTTAGATACACTTTGCCCATATCTAGAAGACAGAAACTCAAGGACTATGTATAGATATGTTTCACAGTGTAGTTTTGATTATAATTCAAATTTAGTAAAGCATGGATATAGACGGTTTGGAAGCTATTTTTCCAAACCGATTTGCGATGGTTGCGATGAATGTAAAAGCATACGTATAGATGCATTTAATTTCAAATTTACAAAAAGCCACAGACGCATAATCAATAAAAACTCCAACACGAAAATAGTAGTTTCAAAGCCGTATATCAGCCAAAGGCATATTGATTTATATGAAAAATATCATAAATTTATGCATGAAAAGCGAGGCTGGGAGTATTATAACCTTGATTTTAGACGTTATTATAGTGTATATGTAGAAGGAGCCGGAGATTTTGGATATGAGATTGACTATTTTGTTAATGATGAGCTTGTGTGCGTTGATCTTGTAGATATCGTAGATGATGGAATAAGCTCTATTTACTGTTACTGGGATATTGATTTTGCCCATCTTAGCTTAGGTAAATTTTCGCTTTTAAATCAAATAACAATAGCTCTGAAAAATGATTTGCGATGGATATATTTAGGATTTTATGTAAAAGATTGTGCTAGTTTAGCTTATAAAGGCGAATACAAACCATATGAAACTTTAAAAACATATTGTGATATAGACGAAAAACCAATTTGGGAATTTTAATTGGAACGAACTTTGCTTAATTTTTTGCAAATAGCTAAAATATTGTGAGGTTTGATATGCAAATTACCCAGACTTTAGAATCAATAACGATAACAACCGATGATTGTGATCTATTTTTAAATTTGAGTAATAAAATCAGGCAGAGTTTTGCTAATGCAATAGGAAATAGGGACAAAGTTATAATTTTTTATAACGAAAATGAGCTTGTTCAGCGTAAATATTTTCTAAAACTTATCGGAAAAATTTACGCAAATAGCGTTGGAAAAGGTATAGACTTTTTGCTAACGCATCATAAAAACATAAAACTTGTTTATAAGAAGCCCAATTCACTTCAAATTTTAATAAATGTTGATGTTAAATTTGAAAATAGCAGAGTCGTTCTTGATCTTAAAAATAGCGAAGAGTTATTTACTAAATATCTTATTAGGGGTTTAGGAGATACTCGCCATGAGTATTTTGAGTCAAAAAATATCTTGGTTATCAGTCCAAAAACAACCGAAGATGTTGAGCTTTTGGATAATATATTAAATTTCAGAGAGCATCTTAAGTATATTGTAAATTTTAATTATGATAAAAAAGCTTACGATGAGTTTAAAAAAAGAGCGAAAATTTTAACTTCAAAAGCTTATATAAGAAGATTTTCTATGCTCGCAAATCTTTTAGAAGAGCATTTTGAAACTCTTGGATGTAAGGCTACGGACGACTTTGAGACTGTTAGGACTAATTATTTAAATCTTACAAAAGTTTATCATCCAGACAAACATGCCGGCAAACCAAATGAAGTACAAAAAAGTTATATAGACAAATTCCAAAAAATCGGACTTGCGTACGAAGCGCTAAAACCATACTTTAAAGAGCAAAAAAGCTTTATAAGTGCTTAAATAATTTTGATGTATAATTTACACTAAATTTCAAAGGATTATCTATGAAACTTGGTGTAAATATAGATCATGTAGCTGTTTTAAGAGAAGCTAGAGCGGTAAATGATCCACAAATTATTCATGCTATGTTTGAGGCTGTGAGCGGCGGAGCCGATCAGATCACTATACATTTAAGAGAAGATCGTCGTCATATAAATGAAGATGATGTTAAAAATATTATAAATTTAAGCCCGATTCCAGTAAATTTAGAATGCTCGATCAATAGTGAGATTATAGATATCGTGTGCGAATTAAAACCTCATAGAGCAACTATAGTTCCTGAAAAAAGAGAAGAATTAACGACTGAGGGAGGATTAAGTTTAGACTCGTTAAATTTAAAAAACGTCATATCAAAATTAAATGATAACGATATTAAGGTTTCGCTTTTTATAAATCCTAAAAAAAACGATGTAATCATGTCTAAAGAGCTTGGAGCTACTTGCGTGGAGCTTCATACCGGAGCTTATGCAAACACGTTTTTGATGTTAAACTCAAATTTAAATCATACAAAATACAAAATTGATAATCTAAATTTAAAAAGAGGCGAGTTGGAAATACTGTTAAATTCGGAATTAACAAGGATAAAAGAAGCTGCTAATATAAGTACAAATCTTGGTTTAGAAGTTGCTGCAGGGCATGGGCTTAATTATCAAAATGTGACTGCTATATCTTCTATAAAAGATATATTTGAGTTAAACATAGGACAGAGCATAGTTGCGAAAAGTGTTTTTGTAGGGCTAAAAAACGCCGTTAAAGAGATGATGGAGCTTGTAAAATGAGTTTGCCAAAGATTGCAATAAGCGTGGGCGATATAAACGGTGTTGGAATAGAAATAGCTCTAAAATCTCACGATGAGATAAAAAATATCTGCTCTCCTATATATTTTATAAACAATGAACTTTTAAATAGCGCTGCGAATATACTTAAATTTACCGTTCCTAATGATTTTGAGATTTTTGAATGCGGCAGTAGTTTTAATATAAAACCGGGTCGCGTGAGTAAAAAAAGCGGCAAATTTTCATTCGTAAGTTTTGAAAATGCTATTTTATATACTCAAAATAAGCGCGCGCAAGCTCTTGTTACCATGCCTATAAATAAAGAGT from Campylobacter fetus subsp. fetus includes the following:
- a CDS encoding pyridoxine 5'-phosphate synthase — translated: MKLGVNIDHVAVLREARAVNDPQIIHAMFEAVSGGADQITIHLREDRRHINEDDVKNIINLSPIPVNLECSINSEIIDIVCELKPHRATIVPEKREELTTEGGLSLDSLNLKNVISKLNDNDIKVSLFINPKKNDVIMSKELGATCVELHTGAYANTFLMLNSNLNHTKYKIDNLNLKRGELEILLNSELTRIKEAANISTNLGLEVAAGHGLNYQNVTAISSIKDIFELNIGQSIVAKSVFVGLKNAVKEMMELVK
- a CDS encoding acetyl-CoA carboxylase subunit A — translated: MIHKILIANRGEIAVRIVRACKDLHIKNVAIYTEPDRECLHVKVADEAYQIGKDPIKGYLDSKRIVEVAKACGADAIHPGYGFLSENYEFSKEVEDAGLIFIGPNSDIIRKMGNKNIARFLMKKNGIPVVPGTEKLNSETIEAIKNYAVRIGYPVILKASGGGGGRGIRVVWKEDELESSYESCKREAKAFFNNDEVFMEKYIEKPRHIEFQILGDNYGNLIHLCERDCSIQRRHQKVIEIAPCPTISEDLRKRMGVAAVAAAKAVGYTNAGTIEFLLDDYNNFYFMEMNTRIQVEHGVTEEITGVDLISRQIRIAAGEILDIEQNEVRPQGVSIEARITAENVWKNFAPSPGRITGYFPALGPGVRVDSHMYQDYVIPPFYDSLVAKLIVKGTSYDLAVSKLERALDEFKIEGVRTTLPFLLAISKRRHFRRGFFDTSYIEERLQDILENTQDHHQENKEEVIAAIAAAIKKVKEDRAKE
- a CDS encoding XkdF-like putative serine protease domain-containing protein, with protein sequence MAKRLKDIAITHISLVKEGANGKSVIYKSKDALEDYFRSVKIAKNDTEKGIVYGIVYSPDEIDTQGDAASAAEIEKAAFSFMKGLNIKNVDRDHNFKPEGAYICESWIVKSGDPLFPNEKEGSWAVT
- a CDS encoding P2 family phage major capsid protein, coding for MAKNLRELLKATGTINAVDMYSTSTLRPEVSNKIIKTIIDKSDFLSKVTLDKTKKLSKSFDTWNLASGILVRVNSGDKPTNAQRQKIGVSSVLIENKVVQLFAKITQDTLEDNAENPNFENETFDSFATAFSNDLQNLGMIGSKDDYAESKFENLNKGWFTLAKESTKTKKTRTQSS
- a CDS encoding adenylosuccinate lyase, with product MQITQTLESITITTDDCDLFLNLSNKIRQSFANAIGNRDKVIIFYNENELVQRKYFLKLIGKIYANSVGKGIDFLLTHHKNIKLVYKKPNSLQILINVDVKFENSRVVLDLKNSEELFTKYLIRGLGDTRHEYFESKNILVISPKTTEDVELLDNILNFREHLKYIVNFNYDKKAYDEFKKRAKILTSKAYIRRFSMLANLLEEHFETLGCKATDDFETVRTNYLNLTKVYHPDKHAGKPNEVQKSYIDKFQKIGLAYEALKPYFKEQKSFISA
- a CDS encoding phage portal protein is translated as MNRFFIEKDAKQSLQIGEETTSTSGIIEPFFSFNQLLEAYYANVYHRRAIKIKAGLLSQIETEESDLEKFLPAGVSPKNFLNTFAFNLELYGNAAIEKAGGSTSYLFYNLPANQMRLKKDRRLFQKVNEKIVELEGYHFFYYSPNSRYYGEPDYLAALQQILINQKADLYNDKFFDNGARPDLAIIYENAEPSSEQITAFKEFFGNSFRGYNNSHKTLIIYGENGASDKDAKIRFEDLGKVTDLSFKELKSVSRDEIASAHGVPPRLIGVIQGSALGGSGELSGQLQMFNELEIKPKIEMIESFFTNIGVKVTLKAMDTTSFKDDGEIMTTLVGSGILSVEEARSILGWQKNI
- a CDS encoding arginyltransferase; this encodes MREIDFCTLDTLCPYLEDRNSRTMYRYVSQCSFDYNSNLVKHGYRRFGSYFSKPICDGCDECKSIRIDAFNFKFTKSHRRIINKNSNTKIVVSKPYISQRHIDLYEKYHKFMHEKRGWEYYNLDFRRYYSVYVEGAGDFGYEIDYFVNDELVCVDLVDIVDDGISSIYCYWDIDFAHLSLGKFSLLNQITIALKNDLRWIYLGFYVKDCASLAYKGEYKPYETLKTYCDIDEKPIWEF